A single Musa acuminata AAA Group cultivar baxijiao chromosome BXJ2-1, Cavendish_Baxijiao_AAA, whole genome shotgun sequence DNA region contains:
- the LOC135598705 gene encoding uncharacterized protein LOC135598705 has product MGASSSADHGGISEQQQRQEEEENLAAATGFLPSLRNAFSSLSPPSSSSVPLASLQEALSLNVQVVASESTPVPEHFPALSNNLGATLVSLFFPVADDRADGRIDWIGFLSGYNRCCGRMPVSRSINVLYRLYAALSREAGAPCGLEFDPDAGDDDKVGGSLLPGEVLMLFWISWVMGHSSRIAKMSRNAKDPLVLPDMSHLLVSALVSCGVIAEEDEHIWRSDVLAVDKGVSAQKFQTWVLTTAPGLANCLPKYVQERIQACSSSKESEGSSISASDNNSTGNVRDVCLLTRGRAWAVSLALRDRLSEEFLAASFQGINSGDFLYRSSIHGKGLSRFWSNVEGYNGPLIVLVSASSAESSEVDRSSRGWVIGVLITQGFENRETFFGSSGYLFAISPIFHVFPPSGKEKNFIYCHLHPAIRVYEANPKPVGLAFGGSTGNERIFLDEDFAQVTVRHHAFDKTYQHGPLTPNQGFLPVEAPVVEVEVWGFGGKTAKEQQDFYKKREMLFSEQRRKVDLKTFASWEDSPEKMMMDMVSDPNKVRREDR; this is encoded by the exons ATGGGCGCGTCCTCTTCCGCCGATCACGGAGGCATCTCGGAGCAACAGCAGCggcaggaagaggaggaaaacttAGCCGCCGCCACTGGCTTCCTCCCCTCCCTTCGCAATGCCTTCTCCAGCCTCTCtccgccctcctcctcttccgtcCCCCTCGCTTCCCTCCAG GAAGCTCTCTCCCTGAACGTGCAAGTTGTTGCGTCCGAATCCACGCCGGTGCCGGAGCACTTCCCTGCACTGTCGAACAATCTCGGCGCAACCCTGGTCTCGCTCTTCTTCCCCGTTGCCGATGATCGTGCTGACGGTCGAATTGATTGGATTGGCTTCTTGAGCGGCTACAACCGGTGCTGCGGCAGGATGCCCGTCTCACGATCCATCAACGTGCTATACAGATTGTACGCCGCCCTGTCCCGGGAAGCCGGAGCGCCTTGCGGCTTGGAGTTCGATCCCGATGCTGGCGACGATGATAAGGTGGGCGGGTCTCTCTTGCCGGGAGAGGTGCTTATGCTTTTCTGGATCAGCTGGGTCATGGGGCATTCTTCGAGGATCGCGAAGATGTCCAGAAACGCAAAGGATCCTTTGGTGCTCCCTGACATGAGCCATTTGCTAGTGTCGGCTTTGGTTTCGTGCGGTGTGATCGCGGAGGAAGATGAGCACATTTGGAGATCCGATGTTTTGGCGGTCGATAAGGGTGTTTCTGCGCAGAAGTTTCAGACGTGGGTCTTGACGACAGCACCAGGCTTGGCGAATTGTCTTCCGAAGTATGTCCAGGAGAGAATCCAAGCTTGCTCTTCTTCGAAG GAGAGTGAAGGCTCCTCTATTTCAGCATCTGATAACAATTCGACTGGTAATGTTCGTGATGTGTGTCTCTTGACACGAGGAAGGGCTTGGGCTGTCTCCCTTGCTTTGAGGGATAGGTTGAGTGAAGAATTTCTTGCTGCCTCCTTCCAAGGAATAAACTCTGGGGACTTCTTATACAG GTCATCAATTCATGGGAAGGGTTTGAGTAGGTTTTGGTCTAATGTTGAAGGTTACAATGGACCCCTAATAGTTTTGGTCTCTGCTAGTTCAGCAGAATCCTCAGAGGTTGATAGAAGTTCCAGAGGGTGGGTGATAGGAGTACTAATTACACAAGGTTTTGAGAACAGAGAAACATTTTTTGGAAGCTCTGGATATCTTTTTGCAATAAGCCCAATTTTCCACGTGTTTCCACCCTCTG GAAAGGAAAAGAACTTCATTTATTGCCACTTGCATCCTGCTATAAGGGTCTATGAAGCAAATCCAAAACCTGTTGGCTTAGCATTTGGGGGATCTACCGGCAATGAGAGGATATTTTTGGATGAAGATTTTGCTCAAGTTACCGTGCGTCATCATGCATTTGACAAAACTTACCAACATGGACCTCTCACTCCTAACCAG GGTTTCTTACCAGTTGAGGCTCCTGTTGTAGAGGTCGAGGTATGGGGTTTTGGTGGAAAAACCGCAAAGGAACAGCAAGATTTCTATAAAAAAAGAGAGATGCTCTTCTCAGAACAGCGGCGGAAG GTTGACCTGAAAACCTTTGCTAGCTGGGAAGATTCCCCCGAGAAGATGATGATGGACATGGTCTCTGATCCAAACAAAGTCCGACGGGAAGACCGCTAG